From Mycolicibacterium nivoides, a single genomic window includes:
- a CDS encoding Rieske (2Fe-2S) protein — translation MSEPDKRPRLAQGREHVVATVEEIPPGTHKLVPIGRHGVGVYNVNGTFYAIANYCPHEGGPLCSGRARGRTVVDDDVPGDAVMVRDKEFIYCPWHQWGFELATGTTAVKPEWSIRTYPVRVVGDDVLVMA, via the coding sequence GTGAGCGAGCCTGACAAGCGCCCCCGGCTCGCGCAGGGTCGCGAGCACGTTGTCGCCACCGTGGAGGAGATCCCGCCCGGCACACACAAACTGGTGCCGATCGGCCGCCACGGTGTCGGTGTGTACAACGTCAACGGCACCTTCTACGCCATCGCCAACTACTGCCCGCACGAGGGCGGTCCGCTGTGCTCAGGCCGTGCCCGGGGCCGCACGGTGGTCGACGATGATGTGCCGGGCGACGCGGTGATGGTGCGCGACAAGGAGTTCATCTACTGCCCCTGGCACCAATGGGGTTTCGAGCTGGCAACCGGCACCACCGCGGTGAAGCCGGAATGGAGTATCCGTACCTACCCGGTCCGTGTGGTTGGAGATGATGTGTTGGTGATGGCATGA
- a CDS encoding alpha/beta fold hydrolase: protein MSGEIQFPLGTPELKRGEKTIEINGGNVVYEILGKEGDFIALTPGGRFSKDIPGLRPLAQALVKGGYRVLLWDRPNCGRSDIQFYGQSESHMRAETLSALITKLGIGPCILAGGSGGARDSMLTAMLYPEVVTKLVVWNIVGGVYGSFVLGSYYIVPSILAVRGAGMKAVAAIEEWKERAAENSVNRDRILAQDPDEFLKLMLRWLNAFVPKPGQTIPGVEDEMFDNITVPTLIIRGGENDLDHPKRTSLEVSCLIKGSKLIDPPWPEDAWERAGEDRASGKVKRFNMFDTWVQAAPAIIEFLGSTSSEPR from the coding sequence ATGTCGGGTGAGATTCAATTTCCGTTGGGAACCCCGGAACTCAAGCGGGGCGAGAAGACCATCGAGATAAACGGCGGCAACGTCGTCTACGAGATCCTGGGCAAAGAAGGCGATTTCATCGCGCTGACGCCCGGCGGCCGGTTCAGCAAGGACATTCCCGGACTGCGTCCGCTGGCCCAGGCCCTGGTCAAGGGCGGCTATCGGGTGCTGCTGTGGGACCGGCCCAATTGCGGCCGCTCTGACATCCAGTTCTACGGCCAGAGCGAATCGCACATGCGCGCCGAGACGCTCTCGGCGCTGATCACCAAGCTGGGCATCGGTCCGTGCATCCTGGCCGGCGGTTCCGGCGGGGCTCGCGATTCTATGCTGACCGCGATGCTCTACCCCGAGGTCGTCACCAAACTCGTGGTGTGGAACATCGTCGGCGGCGTGTACGGGTCGTTCGTGCTCGGCTCCTACTACATCGTGCCGAGCATCCTGGCCGTTCGCGGAGCGGGCATGAAAGCCGTTGCCGCCATTGAGGAGTGGAAAGAGCGCGCCGCCGAGAACTCGGTGAACCGCGACCGCATCCTGGCTCAGGATCCTGATGAGTTCCTCAAGCTGATGCTGCGCTGGCTCAATGCGTTCGTGCCGAAGCCCGGCCAGACCATTCCCGGCGTCGAGGACGAGATGTTCGACAACATCACCGTGCCGACGCTCATCATCCGTGGCGGCGAGAACGATCTGGACCATCCCAAGCGCACCTCCCTTGAGGTCAGCTGCCTGATCAAGGGTTCCAAGCTGATCGACCCGCCGTGGCCCGAGGACGCCTGGGAGCGCGCCGGTGAGGATCGGGCCTCGGGGAAGGTCAAGCGGTTCAACATGTTCGACACCTGGGTACAGGCCGCACCGGCGATCATCGAATTCCTGGGGTCGACCTCATCGGAGCCCAGGTGA
- a CDS encoding NADH-ubiquinone oxidoreductase-F iron-sulfur binding region domain-containing protein, with product MTAELTVAAWPGITPRLLRDGPEGLTDYQRAGGYGALTDPEQLLDEVQAGGLLGRGGAAFPMAVKLRTVRDNGQQGGEAKIGSVVIANGEEGEPASIKDRWLLRNRPHAVLDGLRLAAGIVGAGRAVVYVSDPRAAESIERALAELPGELPGVAIELLTVAPGYVAGEETAAVHVVNGGPAKPTDKPPRPFEEGVDGKPTLISNVETLAHLAFLHQHGAQTFRELGTEASPGTFLATITGAGRAPALYELPHGIAFADLLTLHGVSPDKVHGALMGGYFAGLVNRDIVGITLDHESVRALGSGLGCGAIGILTDDCPVAVAASVLAYFDRENAGQCGSCFNGTAAMAAVATGLRDGLATQEDLDRLKRWSVVLRGRGACATLDGAANVAASLLSQFPDPVQRHLENGCQTCRSGAFTADRPYEVESLEAVVAV from the coding sequence ATGACAGCCGAACTGACGGTCGCGGCATGGCCGGGAATCACCCCGCGCCTCCTGCGTGACGGGCCCGAAGGCCTGACCGACTATCAGCGGGCCGGGGGCTATGGCGCCCTTACCGATCCGGAGCAGTTGCTGGACGAGGTACAGGCCGGCGGATTGCTCGGTCGGGGCGGCGCGGCCTTCCCGATGGCGGTGAAACTGCGCACGGTCCGCGACAACGGGCAGCAGGGCGGCGAGGCCAAGATCGGCTCAGTGGTGATCGCCAACGGCGAAGAGGGCGAGCCGGCCTCGATCAAGGACCGCTGGTTGCTGCGCAACCGCCCACATGCGGTGTTGGATGGCCTGCGACTGGCCGCCGGGATCGTCGGTGCCGGCCGTGCCGTGGTGTACGTGTCGGATCCCCGGGCCGCCGAGAGCATCGAGCGCGCGCTCGCCGAACTCCCCGGCGAATTGCCCGGTGTGGCGATCGAATTGCTCACCGTCGCCCCAGGTTACGTCGCGGGCGAGGAAACCGCCGCCGTACACGTGGTCAACGGAGGACCGGCCAAACCGACGGACAAGCCACCGCGCCCGTTCGAGGAGGGGGTGGATGGCAAGCCGACGCTGATCAGCAATGTCGAGACGCTGGCCCACCTGGCGTTCCTCCACCAGCACGGCGCCCAGACGTTCCGGGAACTAGGCACCGAGGCCTCCCCCGGCACCTTCCTGGCCACGATCACCGGGGCCGGACGCGCGCCGGCGCTGTACGAACTGCCGCACGGCATCGCCTTCGCCGATCTGCTGACCCTGCACGGGGTGTCCCCCGACAAAGTCCACGGGGCGCTGATGGGCGGGTACTTCGCCGGACTGGTCAACCGCGACATCGTCGGGATCACACTGGATCACGAGTCGGTGCGGGCCCTCGGCAGCGGGTTGGGCTGCGGCGCCATCGGCATCCTCACCGATGACTGCCCGGTGGCGGTCGCGGCGTCGGTGCTGGCGTACTTCGACCGCGAGAACGCAGGCCAATGCGGTTCGTGCTTCAACGGAACGGCCGCCATGGCAGCCGTGGCCACGGGCCTGCGCGACGGTCTGGCCACGCAGGAGGACCTGGACCGGCTCAAGCGGTGGTCGGTGGTGTTGCGCGGCCGTGGTGCCTGCGCCACGCTCGACGGCGCGGCCAATGTGGCGGCGAGCCTGCTGTCCCAGTTCCCCGACCCGGTACAGCGCCACCTCGAAAATGGCTGTCAGACTTGCCGTTCCGGTGCATTCACTGCCGATCGGCCCTACGAGGTGGAGTCCCTGGAGGCGGTGGTGGCGGTATGA
- a CDS encoding ferredoxin, whose amino-acid sequence MKIKLDRTLCDGFGLCAKHAPEYFPLDDWGYASLQGDGNIPEADEDAVRRALLDCPVHAIIELKDTRTQREAG is encoded by the coding sequence ATGAAGATCAAGCTCGATCGCACGTTGTGCGATGGCTTCGGATTGTGCGCCAAGCACGCACCGGAGTACTTCCCGCTCGACGACTGGGGGTACGCCTCACTTCAGGGTGACGGCAACATTCCCGAGGCCGACGAGGACGCGGTCCGGCGTGCCCTGCTGGACTGCCCCGTGCACGCGATCATCGAGTTGAAGGACACCCGGACACAGCGGGAGGCCGGCTGA
- a CDS encoding thiolase C-terminal domain-containing protein — MSQIPGRPLPTVTTLNEYFWTAGADGVLRIQECQDCSALIHPPQPICRYCRSHNMGVRDVSGRASLAGFTVNHRFGFPDMPPPYVVAEVAIAEDPRVRLTTNIVDCEPDDLKLGMPVEVEFLHIEDVWLPVFKPSADTTSTPPVAEPVAPQDVGKYVRPMLTKEKFEDHSAITGIGMSAIGRRLMVPPLSLTIEAAEKAVADAGLTFDDIDGLSTYPGLDIAGMGEGGVSALEGALGLRPTWINGGMDTFGPGGSVIAAMMAVATGMAKHVLCFRTLWESTFGQLVKEGKMSPPMGGRSNSWQHPFGSTSAAHTLAQNAGRHFDRYGTTRETLGWIALNQRANATLNPTAIYRDPMTMDDYLSARMITTPFGLYDCDVPCDGAVAVIVSAVDVARDLAKPPILFEAVGTQIIERLDWDQTTLTHEPQVLGQSAHMWSRTSLRPSDVDVAELYDGFSFNCLSWLEGLGFCGIGEAKDFLDGGHNIARDGVIPLNTHGGQLSHGRTHGMGLIHEAVTQLRGEAAERQVADARVAVASSGGLTPSGVLLMRRDD, encoded by the coding sequence TTGTCACAGATACCGGGACGTCCGCTCCCGACGGTCACCACGCTCAACGAGTACTTCTGGACTGCGGGCGCCGACGGGGTGCTGCGAATCCAGGAGTGCCAGGACTGCAGCGCCCTCATCCATCCGCCGCAGCCGATCTGCCGCTATTGCCGCAGCCACAACATGGGCGTGCGTGACGTGTCCGGCCGTGCATCGCTGGCGGGGTTCACGGTCAACCACCGGTTCGGTTTCCCCGATATGCCGCCGCCGTATGTGGTGGCCGAGGTGGCCATCGCCGAGGATCCCCGGGTCCGGCTGACGACCAACATCGTCGACTGCGAGCCGGACGATCTAAAGCTAGGGATGCCGGTAGAGGTCGAGTTCCTGCACATCGAGGATGTCTGGCTGCCGGTGTTCAAGCCGTCGGCCGACACCACCTCCACCCCTCCGGTCGCCGAACCCGTCGCCCCCCAGGACGTCGGCAAGTACGTCCGGCCGATGCTGACCAAGGAGAAGTTCGAGGACCACTCGGCCATCACCGGCATCGGCATGTCCGCCATCGGCCGCCGGCTGATGGTGCCGCCGCTGTCGCTGACCATCGAAGCCGCCGAAAAAGCAGTCGCCGACGCCGGTTTGACGTTCGACGACATCGACGGTTTGTCCACCTATCCGGGTCTGGACATCGCCGGCATGGGCGAAGGTGGCGTGAGCGCACTGGAGGGCGCGCTCGGGCTCCGGCCGACGTGGATCAACGGCGGTATGGACACCTTCGGCCCCGGTGGCTCGGTGATCGCGGCCATGATGGCGGTCGCCACCGGAATGGCCAAACACGTTCTGTGTTTCCGCACGCTATGGGAGTCGACCTTCGGCCAGCTGGTCAAGGAGGGCAAGATGTCCCCTCCGATGGGTGGCCGTAGCAACAGCTGGCAACACCCGTTCGGGTCCACCTCGGCGGCACACACGTTGGCCCAGAACGCCGGCCGCCACTTCGACCGATATGGCACGACGCGGGAGACGCTCGGCTGGATCGCGCTGAACCAGCGTGCCAACGCCACACTGAACCCGACCGCGATCTACCGCGATCCGATGACCATGGACGACTACCTGTCGGCCCGCATGATCACCACGCCATTCGGCCTATACGACTGCGACGTGCCGTGCGACGGCGCGGTGGCTGTCATCGTCTCGGCCGTCGATGTCGCGCGCGATCTGGCCAAGCCGCCGATCCTGTTCGAGGCGGTGGGCACCCAGATCATCGAGCGATTGGACTGGGACCAGACCACCCTGACCCACGAACCGCAGGTGCTCGGCCAGAGCGCCCACATGTGGTCGCGAACCTCGTTGCGCCCCAGCGATGTCGATGTCGCCGAGCTCTATGACGGATTCAGCTTCAACTGCCTGTCCTGGCTGGAGGGGCTTGGCTTCTGCGGCATCGGGGAGGCCAAGGACTTCCTCGACGGCGGCCACAACATCGCCCGCGACGGCGTCATCCCGCTCAACACCCACGGCGGGCAGCTCTCGCACGGCCGCACCCACGGGATGGGCCTCATCCACGAGGCTGTCACCCAGCTACGCGGCGAGGCCGCTGAGCGCCAGGTGGCCGACGCGCGCGTCGCTGTGGCCAGCAGCGGTGGTCTGACCCCGAGCGGCGTGCTGCTGATGCGCAGGGACGACTAA
- a CDS encoding alpha/beta fold hydrolase has translation MSKADPHPRVVMVDGVPMSALVAESPAPRAVVVALHGGATTSAYFDCPGHPELSLLRIAVDQGYTVIALDRPGYGASAAYPDAMARPEQRVALAFGAIQRIAGAADLFVLGHSMGCELALHLAVQRPEVLGVSLAGTGRRYHPGAQDLLKDASPVNRPRGLRELLWEPARLYPSDVVGAGLSAGGTAYEGDVIKTWSRQDFPALAGQTKVPVQFLAGEFENVWQSDAEALAAIGAMFTAAPRVQTGELADSGHNLSVGLTAASYHRKVLSFADECVADSARTEVEVEAG, from the coding sequence ATGAGCAAGGCCGATCCGCACCCCAGGGTGGTGATGGTCGACGGCGTCCCGATGTCGGCCCTGGTCGCCGAGTCCCCTGCCCCGCGCGCCGTCGTCGTCGCATTGCACGGCGGGGCCACCACGTCTGCTTACTTCGACTGCCCCGGGCACCCGGAGCTGTCGCTGTTGCGCATCGCCGTCGACCAGGGGTACACCGTGATCGCGCTGGATCGCCCCGGCTATGGCGCGTCGGCGGCCTACCCGGACGCCATGGCACGGCCCGAACAACGGGTCGCGCTGGCGTTCGGCGCAATCCAGCGCATCGCCGGTGCGGCGGACCTGTTCGTTCTGGGCCATTCGATGGGCTGCGAGCTGGCACTGCACCTGGCGGTGCAACGGCCCGAGGTACTCGGCGTGTCACTGGCCGGCACCGGCCGCCGGTATCACCCGGGTGCACAGGACCTGCTGAAGGACGCCTCACCCGTGAACCGGCCGCGCGGTCTGCGTGAGCTGCTGTGGGAGCCGGCCCGGCTCTACCCGTCGGACGTGGTCGGCGCCGGATTGTCGGCGGGTGGCACCGCTTACGAGGGTGATGTCATCAAAACCTGGTCTCGGCAGGACTTTCCGGCGCTGGCCGGCCAGACGAAAGTGCCTGTGCAGTTCCTCGCCGGCGAGTTCGAGAACGTCTGGCAGTCCGATGCCGAGGCACTGGCCGCGATCGGCGCGATGTTCACCGCCGCGCCCCGGGTCCAGACCGGTGAGCTCGCCGATAGCGGGCACAACCTCAGTGTGGGGCTGACCGCCGCGAGTTATCACCGCAAGGTGTTGTCGTTCGCCGATGAGTGCGTCGCCGACAGTGCGCGCACCGAAGTGGAAGTGGAGGCAGGTTGA
- a CDS encoding NAD(P)-dependent oxidoreductase — protein MRVGFIGLGSQGAPMARRIVEGGFETTLWARRPASLEPFADTAAKTAGSPAELAAASDLVCLCVVGDDDVRQVLDGENGVLAGLAPGGVIAIHSTVHPDTCREIAEKAAAQGVSVVDAPVSGGEPAASAGTLLVMLGGDEEVVERVRPVFATYADPIVHLGGIGAGQVAKILNNLLFSANLGSAMSALELGEALGVPRQALCEVISRGSATSKALNSIAMFGGTLDNLAPIAGALLQKDCRHAASLADDASAPQGAVFDAADNALAIMNHPR, from the coding sequence ATGCGAGTCGGATTTATCGGGCTGGGCAGCCAGGGCGCGCCGATGGCCCGGCGGATTGTCGAAGGCGGCTTCGAGACGACCCTGTGGGCCCGGCGCCCGGCGTCCCTGGAACCCTTCGCCGACACCGCGGCCAAGACCGCCGGTTCCCCCGCCGAACTGGCCGCCGCCAGTGATCTGGTCTGCCTGTGTGTGGTCGGCGACGACGACGTCCGCCAGGTGCTCGACGGCGAGAACGGTGTGCTGGCCGGACTCGCGCCCGGCGGCGTCATCGCCATTCACTCCACGGTGCACCCCGACACCTGTCGGGAGATCGCAGAAAAGGCTGCCGCCCAGGGTGTTTCTGTCGTCGACGCCCCGGTGAGCGGTGGCGAGCCCGCCGCCTCAGCGGGCACCCTGCTGGTGATGCTCGGCGGCGACGAGGAAGTCGTCGAACGGGTGCGGCCGGTGTTCGCCACCTATGCCGACCCGATCGTGCACCTCGGCGGCATCGGTGCCGGCCAGGTCGCCAAGATCCTGAACAACCTGCTGTTCAGCGCCAACCTGGGTTCCGCCATGAGTGCGCTGGAACTCGGTGAGGCGCTTGGCGTTCCGCGCCAGGCGTTGTGCGAGGTGATCTCGCGCGGCTCGGCCACCAGTAAGGCTCTCAACAGCATCGCCATGTTCGGCGGGACGCTGGACAACCTGGCACCGATCGCGGGGGCGCTGCTGCAGAAGGACTGCCGCCATGCCGCCAGCCTGGCCGACGATGCCTCGGCCCCCCAGGGGGCGGTGTTTGACGCGGCGGACAACGCCCTGGCGATCATGAACCATCCCCGCTGA
- a CDS encoding NAD(P)-dependent oxidoreductase, giving the protein MHIGFIGAGRMGAPMVRRLTDAGHQVRALGRDDEKRAAIAELGAEPVDSASAAVADAGVTIVCVFTDDQVRELCPDLIDEMPAGSVLVLHTTGSPRTAEALAERGAARGIAVVDAPVSGGPHDIAAGTVTVFAGGDDDAVARAREVLTSYADPVLHVGPVGAGQRVKLVNNALFAAQIGAVAEGVRLGDRLGIDEATLLTALTHGSAASRALGGIAATGSADAFIARVGEFIGKDVAVVRRTASELDSDLGRLEDLLDAALK; this is encoded by the coding sequence ATGCATATCGGTTTCATCGGGGCAGGCCGGATGGGCGCTCCGATGGTGCGCCGCCTGACCGACGCCGGACACCAGGTGCGAGCCTTGGGCCGCGACGACGAAAAGCGCGCTGCGATAGCCGAACTCGGCGCTGAGCCGGTGGATTCGGCGAGCGCTGCCGTCGCCGATGCCGGCGTCACGATCGTCTGCGTGTTCACCGACGATCAGGTCCGGGAACTCTGCCCGGATCTGATCGACGAGATGCCGGCCGGTTCTGTGCTGGTGCTGCACACCACCGGCAGCCCCCGCACTGCCGAGGCCCTCGCCGAGCGCGGGGCCGCCCGCGGCATCGCCGTCGTCGACGCACCGGTCAGCGGCGGACCGCATGACATCGCGGCCGGCACCGTCACGGTGTTCGCCGGCGGTGACGACGACGCGGTCGCTCGCGCCCGCGAGGTGCTGACCTCCTATGCCGATCCGGTACTGCACGTCGGCCCGGTCGGCGCCGGACAACGGGTGAAGTTGGTGAACAACGCGTTGTTCGCCGCGCAGATCGGCGCCGTGGCCGAGGGCGTGCGCCTGGGCGATCGACTGGGCATCGACGAGGCGACGCTACTGACCGCACTCACCCACGGCAGTGCGGCAAGTCGCGCGCTGGGCGGTATCGCCGCCACCGGCTCCGCAGACGCATTCATCGCCCGGGTCGGCGAATTCATCGGCAAGGACGTGGCCGTGGTCCGCAGAACAGCCTCTGAGCTGGACAGCGACCTGGGCCGACTCGAGGACCTGCTCGACGCTGCACTCAAGTGA
- a CDS encoding cytochrome P450 has protein sequence MTKAQVIFDPFSEEFFNNPFDMYRRMRQDAPLYYNEDSDFYALTRHEDVSAALKDHEAFSSSRGCDLAMVQSDEPPQKSIIFMDPPDHRHMRSLLNKAFTPRMIQSQRDTVVEQIDHHLGLIKSDEFDVVQDFSGPFPVEVITRMAGVDPEYRQQVRHWIDTSLSREPGQIGYSEAGMQANIDTGIYYYGLVQKRREDPQDDMISRLIAAEIPGEDGQMRRLDDIEITGFATLLGGAGAETVTKLIGTAMVLFARNPEQWQKLLDDREKIPAAVEELLRYEGPVQYNVRYTLKEAHVPSGTIPAGKAVFLISAAANRDPNAFTDADAFDIERDRTEAQNLGLGYGIHSCLGAALARMESAVALEKLLDFMPRYEVKWDELQRVHMQNVAGYSHVPVKVLR, from the coding sequence ATGACCAAGGCCCAGGTGATTTTCGATCCGTTCTCCGAGGAGTTCTTCAACAACCCGTTCGACATGTACCGGCGGATGCGCCAGGACGCGCCGCTCTACTACAACGAGGACTCCGACTTCTATGCCCTGACCCGGCATGAGGACGTGTCGGCGGCGCTGAAGGATCACGAGGCGTTCTCCTCGTCGCGCGGCTGCGATCTGGCCATGGTGCAAAGCGACGAGCCGCCGCAGAAGTCGATCATCTTCATGGACCCGCCCGATCACCGGCACATGCGCAGCCTGCTGAACAAGGCGTTCACCCCGCGCATGATCCAGTCGCAGCGCGACACGGTGGTGGAACAGATCGACCACCACCTCGGATTGATCAAGTCCGACGAATTCGATGTCGTCCAGGATTTCTCGGGCCCGTTCCCCGTCGAGGTCATCACCCGGATGGCCGGCGTCGACCCGGAGTACCGCCAGCAGGTCCGGCACTGGATCGACACCAGTCTGTCCCGTGAACCCGGCCAGATCGGCTACTCAGAAGCCGGAATGCAGGCCAACATCGATACCGGCATCTACTACTACGGGTTGGTGCAGAAACGCCGGGAAGACCCGCAGGACGACATGATCAGCCGGCTCATCGCCGCCGAGATCCCCGGCGAGGACGGCCAGATGCGCCGCCTCGACGACATCGAGATCACCGGGTTCGCCACCCTGCTGGGCGGGGCCGGAGCCGAGACCGTCACCAAACTCATCGGCACCGCCATGGTGCTGTTCGCGCGCAACCCGGAGCAGTGGCAGAAACTCCTCGACGACCGCGAGAAGATCCCGGCCGCCGTCGAGGAATTGCTGCGCTACGAGGGCCCGGTGCAGTACAACGTGCGCTACACCCTCAAGGAAGCCCACGTGCCCAGTGGCACCATCCCGGCGGGCAAGGCGGTGTTCCTGATCAGTGCCGCGGCCAACCGCGATCCCAACGCGTTCACCGACGCCGACGCCTTCGACATCGAGCGCGACCGCACGGAGGCACAGAACCTGGGGCTGGGCTACGGCATCCACAGCTGTCTCGGGGCCGCACTGGCCCGTATGGAGAGCGCCGTCGCGCTGGAGAAGCTGCTCGACTTCATGCCCCGCTACGAGGTGAAATGGGATGAGCTGCAGCGGGTTCACATGCAGAATGTGGCGGGCTACTCGCACGTGCCGGTGAAGGTGTTGAGGTGA
- a CDS encoding ferredoxin, with amino-acid sequence MTKKVHVDFEICESNAVCMGIIPEVFDLDDQDYLHILQEDVTPENEALIREAVRQCPRQAISIKDE; translated from the coding sequence ATGACCAAGAAGGTTCACGTCGATTTCGAGATCTGCGAGAGCAACGCGGTCTGTATGGGGATCATCCCCGAAGTGTTCGACCTCGACGATCAGGACTACCTCCACATCCTTCAGGAGGATGTGACGCCCGAGAACGAGGCGCTGATCCGCGAAGCGGTGCGCCAGTGTCCCCGGCAGGCTATCTCGATCAAGGACGAGTAG
- a CDS encoding alpha/beta fold hydrolase — MRFVFVHGGFHAAWCWERTVAELQSLGHDGVAVDLPGHGARVAEESTLANRRAAIVEVMQPGDVLVGHSGGGFDATLAADAAPELVGHIVYLAAALPREGRTYPEAMAMRSAEDQLGGEFDGDVGEMLGYLHFDEEGAMHFADFDGAWRYFYHDCDEATARWAFDRLGPERFGDTTVTPVSVPQFWGADLPRSFIRCLQDRSMPQWLADTVTQRLGVEQLTIDASHSPFLSRPRELAELLVHATTTTPIAALTPA, encoded by the coding sequence GTGCGGTTCGTCTTCGTACACGGCGGTTTTCACGCGGCCTGGTGTTGGGAGCGGACCGTCGCCGAGTTGCAGAGCCTGGGTCACGACGGCGTCGCCGTGGACCTGCCCGGACATGGCGCCCGGGTAGCCGAGGAATCAACCCTGGCCAACCGGCGGGCCGCGATCGTCGAGGTGATGCAGCCCGGCGATGTGCTGGTCGGACATTCCGGCGGCGGGTTCGACGCGACCCTGGCCGCCGATGCGGCCCCGGAACTGGTGGGCCACATCGTGTATCTGGCCGCGGCGCTGCCCAGAGAGGGCCGGACCTATCCCGAAGCCATGGCCATGCGTTCGGCCGAGGACCAATTGGGCGGCGAATTCGACGGTGATGTCGGCGAGATGCTGGGCTACCTGCATTTCGACGAGGAAGGCGCCATGCACTTCGCCGACTTCGACGGCGCGTGGCGTTACTTCTACCACGACTGCGACGAGGCAACGGCGCGTTGGGCTTTCGATCGCCTCGGCCCCGAGCGATTCGGCGACACCACGGTCACGCCGGTGTCTGTGCCGCAGTTCTGGGGGGCCGATCTGCCTCGCAGCTTCATCCGCTGTCTGCAGGACCGCTCGATGCCGCAATGGCTGGCCGACACCGTCACCCAACGCCTCGGTGTCGAACAGCTGACCATCGACGCATCGCACTCGCCGTTCCTGAGCCGCCCGCGCGAGCTGGCCGAGCTACTCGTGCACGCCACGACCACCACGCCGATTGCCGCGTTGACGCCGGCCTGA
- a CDS encoding LLM class F420-dependent oxidoreductase codes for MRYSITYPMHTHPYHPDLVSGSGVAAMAAAAEAAGFDGFGFTDHPAPSQRWLDAGGHDALDPFVAMAFAAAHTTTLRLVPNIVVLPYRNPFVVAKSGATLDVLSGGRFTLAVGVGYLKREFGALGVSYDERAALFDEALEVIRGVWTTDDYTFEGKSFSARGITAHPRPAASPHPPIWIGGNTSAARARVAKHGDGWCPFAAPAGLAKTAGTAAIDSLDALATGIEDLRARLAAAGRDPEAIDIVFNNFEGGSPGDDDFDAEAYLAGVDKLAALGVTWLHVTLPGDSLAHALEAAEEFGKTVISAA; via the coding sequence GTGCGTTACAGCATCACCTACCCGATGCACACTCACCCCTACCACCCGGATCTGGTGAGCGGCAGCGGAGTTGCGGCGATGGCGGCTGCGGCTGAAGCGGCGGGTTTCGACGGCTTCGGGTTCACCGACCATCCCGCCCCGTCGCAACGCTGGCTTGACGCCGGCGGTCACGATGCGTTGGATCCGTTCGTGGCCATGGCCTTCGCCGCGGCACACACCACGACCCTGCGCCTGGTGCCCAACATTGTGGTGCTGCCGTATCGAAATCCGTTCGTGGTGGCCAAATCCGGTGCCACCCTCGACGTGCTGTCCGGCGGCCGGTTCACCCTGGCCGTCGGAGTCGGTTACCTCAAGCGGGAATTCGGTGCGCTCGGGGTCTCCTACGATGAGCGCGCTGCACTCTTCGACGAGGCGCTCGAGGTGATCCGCGGCGTCTGGACCACCGACGACTACACCTTCGAGGGGAAGAGCTTCAGCGCCCGGGGTATCACGGCGCACCCCCGGCCGGCGGCGAGCCCGCATCCTCCGATCTGGATCGGCGGCAACACGTCTGCCGCGCGCGCCCGCGTGGCCAAACACGGCGACGGCTGGTGCCCGTTCGCCGCGCCGGCGGGTCTGGCCAAGACCGCGGGTACGGCAGCGATCGATTCACTGGACGCCTTGGCTACCGGCATCGAGGATCTGCGGGCGCGGCTGGCCGCGGCCGGTCGCGATCCGGAAGCAATCGACATCGTGTTCAACAACTTTGAGGGCGGTAGCCCCGGCGACGATGACTTCGATGCCGAGGCCTATCTGGCCGGTGTGGACAAGCTCGCCGCGCTGGGGGTGACCTGGCTGCACGTGACTCTGCCCGGCGACAGTCTGGCGCATGCGCTGGAGGCCGCCGAGGAATTCGGGAAGACGGTTATCTCCGCCGCATAG
- a CDS encoding DUF1330 domain-containing protein — MAVAKGYVIITEDIKDPAGMGEYAKLASKAMGGATIVAVDQKPEVIEGAWHGTQTVVLEFESVDAAREWYYSDAYQAAAKVRQGAAECNGIIISGFPS; from the coding sequence ATGGCAGTTGCCAAGGGATATGTGATCATCACCGAGGACATCAAGGACCCGGCCGGGATGGGGGAGTACGCGAAGCTGGCGTCGAAGGCCATGGGCGGTGCCACCATCGTGGCCGTCGACCAGAAGCCGGAGGTCATCGAGGGCGCCTGGCACGGCACCCAGACCGTCGTGCTGGAGTTCGAGTCCGTCGACGCCGCGCGGGAATGGTATTACTCCGACGCCTACCAGGCAGCCGCCAAGGTCCGTCAGGGCGCGGCGGAGTGCAACGGCATCATCATCTCCGGCTTCCCTTCCTGA